One genomic region from Labeo rohita strain BAU-BD-2019 chromosome 7, IGBB_LRoh.1.0, whole genome shotgun sequence encodes:
- the ecsit gene encoding evolutionarily conserved signaling intermediate in Toll pathway, mitochondrial, producing MNAPRQLLRIQCIGCVARFLGTPVQRVILPAGAHLQTPGSQHKYGQLLRPFHCSAARSTSRPSQTELEKTAEDETFNKDKSLVTHDDLFERAARDSKTKADFNRVVDVFSKKDIRRRGHVEFIYAALKKMPEFGVERDITVYNKLLDVFPKEVFVPRNFIQRMFNHYPRQQECGVQLLEQMENYGIIPNVETKVLLAQIFGEKSHPMRKYQRIMYWFPKFKHANPFPVPHVLPSDPVELARFSLTRIADNLDAKLTIYQYPSTDITETGEEVTRPHIVGIQSPNQRSLLAKHNPCRPVFVEGPFPLWLRKTCVHYYLLRADPIPPEEKVEEELDPEMIGPEQSLFYPQRVELDLERDMGDDFSFDVDDVEEGPVYAMCMAGQGDQATLSQWISGLQETCPILGQIPTVFRLESGPRELQTSSDAQQTPEQEVETDPIIEEEPLHSQRVKQ from the exons ATGAATGCCCCTCGTCAGTTGTTACGGATCCAGTGCATTGGGTGCGTTGCACGTTTTTTGGGGACACCTGTACAGCGAGTGATCCTACCTGCTGGAGCACATCTACAAACCCCTGGATCACAGCACAAATATGGCCAG CTTCTGAGGCCATTCCACTGCAGTGCGGCACGTTCCACGAGTCGTCCAAGCCAGACAGAGCTTGAAAAGACAGCTGAAGATGAGACCTTTAATAAAGACAAAAGTTTAGTCACACATGATGATTTATTTGAGCGAGCTGCTAGAGACTCAAAGACCAAGGCTGATTTTAATAGAGTAGTGGATGTTTTCAGCAAGAAGGACATTCGACGACGAGGCCATGTGGAGTTTATTTATGCTGCCCTGAAAAAGATGCCAGAATTTGGAGTAGAACGAGACATTACTGTTTACAACAAACTCCTGGATGTGTTTCCAAAAGAAGTGTTCGTGCCTCGGAACTTCATTCAGAGGATGTTCAACCATTACCCAAGACAGCAAGAGTGTGGAGTACAGCTGCTGGAGCAGATGGAGAATTAtg GTATCATACCGAATGTGGAGACCAAGGTATTGCTGGCTCAGATATTTGGGGAAAAGAGTCATCCCATGAGGAAGTACCAGCGTATCATGTACTGGTTTCCCAAATTTAAGCACGCAAACCCCTTCCCCGTCCCACATGTGCTCCCCAGTGACCCAGTAGAACTTGCTCGATTCAGTCTTACCCGGATTGCAGATAACCTGGATGCTAAATTAACAATCTATCAG TATCCGTCAACAGACATCACAGAGACTGGTGAAGAAGTTACACGTCCCCATATTGTAG GTATCCAAAGTCCAAACCAGCGCTCCCTTCTGGCCAAACACAATCCCTGCAGGCCTGTGTTTGTCGAAGGACCGTTCCCACTATGGCTCAGAAAGACTTGTGTTCATTATTACCTTCTCAGGGCAGACCCTATACCGCCTGAGGAAAAG GTTGAGGAAGAACTTGACCCTGAGATGATTGGACCGGAGCAGAGTCTCTTCTACCCTCAGCGAGTGGAACTTGACCTGGAAAGAGACATGGGTGATGATTTCAGTTTCGATGTGGATGATG TGGAAGAGGGGCCAGTTTACGCCATGTGTATGGCCGGTCAGGGTGATCAGGCCACTCTGTCGCAGTGGATTTCTGGTCTACAGGAGACCTGTCCCATATTGGGCCAGATCCCCACGGTGTTCCGACTGGAATCTGGACCTAGAGAACTGCAAACCTCATCGGATGCTCAGCAAACCCCTGAGCAGGAGGTTGAAACAGACCCAATTATCGAGGAGGAACCGCTACACTCACAAAGAGTGAAACAGTGA
- the si:dkey-28a3.2 gene encoding uncharacterized protein si:dkey-28a3.2 isoform X2: protein MSSKTSSKRRYQPATEFDDATLARKREYWRTKKREQRARKLSTKKIRNENLGLCMSIVSEVRDDPSLHNDISFKQKAADAPKNFFSSGLSISENNITTVPWKKERCFQRTKLNHALPQFPETSTNSLKGVMGNKKIKSSDTGSSKTNATTVESVCPRVLLVPTACIEMHPNKHPNGKQLASSPQSHVSMVLPVHKNQNKPQNCLRPLTSVECEVHEHQSYVHSPITKRKTCAFPSEHKKRVAMNEEEMVAKRRENWRIKKREQRAKHAAKLARDREGSLGQGQPLSVGIVHASSPTNSKALRGINLNSNLVSFNQQSLGAKSGSSRTTQLHVQGTKPNHASLSGGILQSSSSKSKSKGQKFSHTQKRHCKNIARKSALGASKVESPEDRHARQREYWRIKKREQRARLSLALKARLKERDALKHRGRRYHSSLNQTCGVQVSKASGFAVSSDTIGGFIKEDGTVTVSISKTSSEASLSASQDISNAKRIGKVKLQVQVNSPLHSDAQPVTKPGSALCSVSSNSTKTHQNSLVRSRLARGAVMGSMTVTIQSETPTEEERVARLREYWRIRKREQRASRAARLGKGLLRSKVSVLKQREQNKKSNQRHSITSSVATTVCDSSTSAPVPIQEEHVYPTIQAVFSIPEITPCITVQDRKPSPCPSLESHIEPPAAVDHHDTTLQAVASLKQLLEESVYTPEENNANEIHVKCENEPLPLTKDEFLTSEDVKPSFTLKQNVLLQCDVSEDASLKDIKLRPHASTFEDTSHYKIHNVCEEATVGSHAIFPMPLQPQCRKTQKFSDFGADPMQSCLSQALQEQQLGESDELQRKREYWRLKKRQQRARKANKDATKHVVLRNLPKTSQKKTQSTTFMQAMSRDTSTYRQIPIQKKTRRCTKPSGPQTKITNKSRTNRIQIVATPNPQEDPEEIIRRRRMQWRIKKQEQRARKAAHERKLRQMMVPPQGRDSQHNIRKPTCQLS from the exons ATGTCCAGCAAGACTTCCTCTAAACGTCGTTATCAACCAGCAACAGAGTTTGATGATGCCACTCTCGCCCGCAAAAGGGAATATTGGAGGACCAAGAAAAGAGAGCAGAGGGCAAGAAAGTTGTCTACCAAAaagatcagaaatgaaaatctTGGGTTGTGCATGTCCATTGTTAGTGAAGTCAGAGATGATCCTTCTCTACATAATGACATctcattcaaacagaaagctgCTGATGCTCCTAAAAACTTCTTCAGCTCAGGTCTATCAATATCTGAGAATAATATTACTACAGTGCCATGGAAAAAAGAGAGATGCTTTCAAAGGACCAAGCTCAACCATGCCTTACCTCAGTTCCCAGAAACAAGCACAAATTCTCTGAAGGGTGTAATgggcaataaaaaaataaagtcctCAGATACTGGGTCATCAAAAACAAATGCTACAACAGTTGAGTCTGTCTGCCCTAGAGTCCTTTTGGTGCCTACAGCATGCATCGAAATGCATCCAAACAAGCATCCAAATGGCAAGCAATTAGCATCATCTCCGCAAAGCCATGTATCCATGGTTTTACCAGTGCACAAAAACCAAAATAAGCCACAGAACTGTCTTAGACCGTTGACCTCTGTAGAATGTGAGGTTCATGAACACCAGAGTTACGTTCATAGTCCTATCACTAAGAGAAAAACATGTGCCTTTCCTTCAGAGCACAAGAAAAGAGTGGCTATGAATGAAGAAGAGATGGTTGCTAAGCGTAGAGAGAACTGGCGTATCAAAAAGCGAGAACAAAGAGCAAAGCATGCTGCAAAGCTGGCACGGGACCGAGAAGGGAGTCTTGGACAAGGACAACCTTTATCTGTTGGTATCGTGCATGCTTCGTCTCCTACTAACAGTAAGGCCTTGAGAGGAATCAACCTCAATTCAAATCTCGTATCCTTCAATCAGCAGTCATTGGGAGCAAAATCTGGCAGTTCTCGAACAACACAGCTACATGTTCAGGGTACTAAACCAAACCATGCATCCTTATCAGGTGGTATTTTGCAATCATCCTCAAGTAAATCAAAATCCAAAGGACAGAAATTTTCACATACTCAAAAGAGGCATTGTAAAAATATTGCGAGGAAATCCGCACTTGGTGCTTCCAAAGTTGAATCTCCTGAGGATCGCCATGCCAGGCAGAGAGAGTACTGGCGAATTAAAAAGCGTGAGCAGAGAGCAAGGCTGTCTTTGGCGTTAAAAGCACGACTGAAAGAGCGAGATGCACTAAAGCATCGTGGGAGACGCTACCACAGCAGTTTAAATCAGACGTGTGGAGTTCAAGTGAGCAAAGCAAGTGGATTTGCAGTTTCCTCAGATACCATTGGTGGTTTTATCAAAGAAGATGGCACGGTGACAGTCTCCATTTCAAAGACTTCTTCTGAGGCTTCCCTATCTGCAAGCCAAGACATTTCCAATGCGAAACGCATTGGAAAGGTAAAACTCCAAGTTCAAGTAAATTCACCCCTACATTCAGATGCTCAACCAGTCACAAAGCCAGGTTCTGCTCTCTGCAGTGTTTCCAGTAACTCTACCAAAACTCATCAAAACTCCCTAGTAAGGTCTAGGTTAGCCAGAGGTGCAGTTATGGGCAGTATGACAGTCACCATCCAGTCTGAAACCCCAACAGAAGAAGAAAGGGTCGCCCGTTTGAGGGAGTACTGGAGGATAAGGAAACGAGAGCAAAGGGCTAGCCGAGCTGCCCGACTTGGGAAAGGTTTACTTAGGTCAAAGGTTTCAGTATTAAAgcagagagagcaaaacaagaaGTCAAACCAAAGGCACAGTATTACTTCATCTGTCGCCACAACAGTTTGTGACTCCTCAACCAGTGCCCCAGTCCCTATACAAGAAGAACACGTCTATCCCACTATACAAGCTGTATTTTCCATCCCAGAAATTACTCCCTGCATCACTGTTCAAGACCGCAAACCTTCACCCTGCCCATCCTTAGAGTCGCACATTGAACCTCCAGCAGCTGTGGACCATCATGACACTACTCTTCAGGCTGTAGCCTCCTTGAAACAGCTCCTGGAGGAATCAGTTTACACACCAGAAGAAAATAATGCCAATGAAATTCATGTTAAGTGTGAAAATGAGCCTCTTCCATTAACTAAAGATGAGTTTCTTACATCTGAAGATGTAAAGCCAAGTTTTACCTTAAAACAAAATGTCTTATTACAGTGTGACGTCTCAGAGGACGCAAGCCTTAAAGATATCAAATTGCGTCCTCATGCATCAACTTTTGAAGACACCAGCCATTATAAGATTCATAATGTCTGTGAAGAGGCTACAGTTGGAAGTCATGCCATTTTTCCGATGCCTTTGCAACCTCAGTGCAGAAAAACTCAGAAGTTCAGTGATTTTGGAGCAGATCCCATGCAGTCCTGCCTTTCACAGGCCTTGCAAGAGCAGCAGCTCGGTGAAAGTGATGAGCTTCAAAGAAAGAGAGAGTATTGGCGGTTAAAGAAGAGACAACAGCGGGCTAGAAAAGCCAACAAAGATGCAACCAAACATGTGGTTCTTCGCAATCTGCCAAAG ACTTctcaaaagaaaacacaaagcaCAACTTTCATGCAAGCAATGTCCAGGGACACTTCCACATACAGACAGATCCccattcagaaaaaaacaagaaggTGCACCAAGCCTTCAGGTCCACAGACAAAGATTACCAATAAATCAAGAACTAATAGAATTCAAATAGTGGCAACACCAAATCCACAAGAAGATCCAGAGGAGATTATACGTAGAAGACGCATGCAATGGAGGATCAAGAAACAGGAGCAGCGAGCTAGAAAGGCAGCACATGAGAGAAAGCTTCGTCAGATGATGGTCCCTCCACAAGGCCGAGATTCACAG CATAACATCAGAAAACCAACTTGCCAACTTAGCTGA
- the si:dkey-28a3.2 gene encoding uncharacterized protein si:dkey-28a3.2 isoform X1: MSSKTSSKRRYQPATEFDDATLARKREYWRTKKREQRARKLSTKKIRNENLGLCMSIVSEVRDDPSLHNDISFKQKAADAPKNFFSSGLSISENNITTVPWKKERCFQRTKLNHALPQFPETSTNSLKGVMGNKKIKSSDTGSSKTNATTVESVCPRVLLVPTACIEMHPNKHPNGKQLASSPQSHVSMVLPVHKNQNKPQNCLRPLTSVECEVHEHQSYVHSPITKRKTCAFPSEHKKRVAMNEEEMVAKRRENWRIKKREQRAKHAAKLARDREGSLGQGQPLSVGIVHASSPTNSKALRGINLNSNLVSFNQQSLGAKSGSSRTTQLHVQGTKPNHASLSGGILQSSSSKSKSKGQKFSHTQKRHCKNIARKSALGASKVESPEDRHARQREYWRIKKREQRARLSLALKARLKERDALKHRGRRYHSSLNQTCGVQVSKASGFAVSSDTIGGFIKEDGTVTVSISKTSSEASLSASQDISNAKRIGKVKLQVQVNSPLHSDAQPVTKPGSALCSVSSNSTKTHQNSLVRSRLARGAVMGSMTVTIQSETPTEEERVARLREYWRIRKREQRASRAARLGKGLLRSKVSVLKQREQNKKSNQRHSITSSVATTVCDSSTSAPVPIQEEHVYPTIQAVFSIPEITPCITVQDRKPSPCPSLESHIEPPAAVDHHDTTLQAVASLKQLLEESVYTPEENNANEIHVKCENEPLPLTKDEFLTSEDVKPSFTLKQNVLLQCDVSEDASLKDIKLRPHASTFEDTSHYKIHNVCEEATVGSHAIFPMPLQPQCRKTQKFSDFGADPMQSCLSQALQEQQLGESDELQRKREYWRLKKRQQRARKANKDATKHVVLRNLPKTSQKKTQSTTFMQAMSRDTSTYRQIPIQKKTRRCTKPSGPQTKITNKSRTNRIQIVATPNPQEDPEEIIRRRRMQWRIKKQEQRARKAAHERKLRQMMVPPQGRDSQSHNSTSLCSAVVQSITSENQLANLAEPCQTAIKESGFAPNDAMEGPLSQAEWRNVYLMDFDPVNPLLVCMVCGEQQYSVSVEGVKAHIEEVHPDTLLLGDFERQGILDAWDKQVAVREHFITHQLQQQCRASTELNLNCLVKIEPKVEAEDFE; the protein is encoded by the exons ATGTCCAGCAAGACTTCCTCTAAACGTCGTTATCAACCAGCAACAGAGTTTGATGATGCCACTCTCGCCCGCAAAAGGGAATATTGGAGGACCAAGAAAAGAGAGCAGAGGGCAAGAAAGTTGTCTACCAAAaagatcagaaatgaaaatctTGGGTTGTGCATGTCCATTGTTAGTGAAGTCAGAGATGATCCTTCTCTACATAATGACATctcattcaaacagaaagctgCTGATGCTCCTAAAAACTTCTTCAGCTCAGGTCTATCAATATCTGAGAATAATATTACTACAGTGCCATGGAAAAAAGAGAGATGCTTTCAAAGGACCAAGCTCAACCATGCCTTACCTCAGTTCCCAGAAACAAGCACAAATTCTCTGAAGGGTGTAATgggcaataaaaaaataaagtcctCAGATACTGGGTCATCAAAAACAAATGCTACAACAGTTGAGTCTGTCTGCCCTAGAGTCCTTTTGGTGCCTACAGCATGCATCGAAATGCATCCAAACAAGCATCCAAATGGCAAGCAATTAGCATCATCTCCGCAAAGCCATGTATCCATGGTTTTACCAGTGCACAAAAACCAAAATAAGCCACAGAACTGTCTTAGACCGTTGACCTCTGTAGAATGTGAGGTTCATGAACACCAGAGTTACGTTCATAGTCCTATCACTAAGAGAAAAACATGTGCCTTTCCTTCAGAGCACAAGAAAAGAGTGGCTATGAATGAAGAAGAGATGGTTGCTAAGCGTAGAGAGAACTGGCGTATCAAAAAGCGAGAACAAAGAGCAAAGCATGCTGCAAAGCTGGCACGGGACCGAGAAGGGAGTCTTGGACAAGGACAACCTTTATCTGTTGGTATCGTGCATGCTTCGTCTCCTACTAACAGTAAGGCCTTGAGAGGAATCAACCTCAATTCAAATCTCGTATCCTTCAATCAGCAGTCATTGGGAGCAAAATCTGGCAGTTCTCGAACAACACAGCTACATGTTCAGGGTACTAAACCAAACCATGCATCCTTATCAGGTGGTATTTTGCAATCATCCTCAAGTAAATCAAAATCCAAAGGACAGAAATTTTCACATACTCAAAAGAGGCATTGTAAAAATATTGCGAGGAAATCCGCACTTGGTGCTTCCAAAGTTGAATCTCCTGAGGATCGCCATGCCAGGCAGAGAGAGTACTGGCGAATTAAAAAGCGTGAGCAGAGAGCAAGGCTGTCTTTGGCGTTAAAAGCACGACTGAAAGAGCGAGATGCACTAAAGCATCGTGGGAGACGCTACCACAGCAGTTTAAATCAGACGTGTGGAGTTCAAGTGAGCAAAGCAAGTGGATTTGCAGTTTCCTCAGATACCATTGGTGGTTTTATCAAAGAAGATGGCACGGTGACAGTCTCCATTTCAAAGACTTCTTCTGAGGCTTCCCTATCTGCAAGCCAAGACATTTCCAATGCGAAACGCATTGGAAAGGTAAAACTCCAAGTTCAAGTAAATTCACCCCTACATTCAGATGCTCAACCAGTCACAAAGCCAGGTTCTGCTCTCTGCAGTGTTTCCAGTAACTCTACCAAAACTCATCAAAACTCCCTAGTAAGGTCTAGGTTAGCCAGAGGTGCAGTTATGGGCAGTATGACAGTCACCATCCAGTCTGAAACCCCAACAGAAGAAGAAAGGGTCGCCCGTTTGAGGGAGTACTGGAGGATAAGGAAACGAGAGCAAAGGGCTAGCCGAGCTGCCCGACTTGGGAAAGGTTTACTTAGGTCAAAGGTTTCAGTATTAAAgcagagagagcaaaacaagaaGTCAAACCAAAGGCACAGTATTACTTCATCTGTCGCCACAACAGTTTGTGACTCCTCAACCAGTGCCCCAGTCCCTATACAAGAAGAACACGTCTATCCCACTATACAAGCTGTATTTTCCATCCCAGAAATTACTCCCTGCATCACTGTTCAAGACCGCAAACCTTCACCCTGCCCATCCTTAGAGTCGCACATTGAACCTCCAGCAGCTGTGGACCATCATGACACTACTCTTCAGGCTGTAGCCTCCTTGAAACAGCTCCTGGAGGAATCAGTTTACACACCAGAAGAAAATAATGCCAATGAAATTCATGTTAAGTGTGAAAATGAGCCTCTTCCATTAACTAAAGATGAGTTTCTTACATCTGAAGATGTAAAGCCAAGTTTTACCTTAAAACAAAATGTCTTATTACAGTGTGACGTCTCAGAGGACGCAAGCCTTAAAGATATCAAATTGCGTCCTCATGCATCAACTTTTGAAGACACCAGCCATTATAAGATTCATAATGTCTGTGAAGAGGCTACAGTTGGAAGTCATGCCATTTTTCCGATGCCTTTGCAACCTCAGTGCAGAAAAACTCAGAAGTTCAGTGATTTTGGAGCAGATCCCATGCAGTCCTGCCTTTCACAGGCCTTGCAAGAGCAGCAGCTCGGTGAAAGTGATGAGCTTCAAAGAAAGAGAGAGTATTGGCGGTTAAAGAAGAGACAACAGCGGGCTAGAAAAGCCAACAAAGATGCAACCAAACATGTGGTTCTTCGCAATCTGCCAAAG ACTTctcaaaagaaaacacaaagcaCAACTTTCATGCAAGCAATGTCCAGGGACACTTCCACATACAGACAGATCCccattcagaaaaaaacaagaaggTGCACCAAGCCTTCAGGTCCACAGACAAAGATTACCAATAAATCAAGAACTAATAGAATTCAAATAGTGGCAACACCAAATCCACAAGAAGATCCAGAGGAGATTATACGTAGAAGACGCATGCAATGGAGGATCAAGAAACAGGAGCAGCGAGCTAGAAAGGCAGCACATGAGAGAAAGCTTCGTCAGATGATGGTCCCTCCACAAGGCCGAGATTCACAG AGTCATAACTCCACCAGTCTCTGCTCAGCAGTAGTTCAGAG CATAACATCAGAAAACCAACTTGCCAACTTAGCTGAACCATGTCAGACTGCAATCAaag AGTCAGGCTTTGCACCAAATGATGCAATGGAGGGGCCTTTATCACAGGCTGAGTGGAGAAATGTCTACCTCATGGACTTTGATCCTGTCAACCCGTTGTTGGTGTGTATGGTTTGTGGAGAGCAGCAGTACTCTGTGAGTGTGGAAGGGGTGAAAGCTCACATTGAGGAAGTGCACCCTGATACACTATTATTGGGAGACTTTGAACGCCAAGGCATTCTTGATGCTTGGGATAAACAGGTGGCTGTACGAGAGCACTTCATCACCCACCAGCTTCAGCAGCAATGCAGAGCTTCTACAG AGCTGAATTTAAACTGCCTGGTCAAAATTGAACCTAAAGTAGAGGCTGAAGACTTTGAGTGA